The Alicyclobacillus acidoterrestris genome contains the following window.
GACCAGTAATAGAACAACCCAGTCGAGGCACCTGCCACCCCTGCGACCCAATTGAACGGATTCTTCATCAATGGATTTCTCGGTATCCGATCCCCAACACTTGATGGCTGACGTAATAGCTTCAACCCAAAATAAATCAAAGCAAAGAAATACTGATAAAACGCAAGCAACGGCACTGAAATGCCGTCGATGTTTGCGTATTTAACGACTATTGAATTTGCACCAAAAATCAATCCCGCGCATATTGCACCCCAAGCCCCAGTTGTAAGGTTGTCTTTTTTCATAGCAACCCCATCTCACGTAGTTTTGGTAAAGCAAACTTAGTGACTCCAGTACCTAATGAAAGGTCGTTGATATCACTGTAGTCAACCCACTTCACATGTTCGATTTCAGAACCAGGGTGTGGAACCTTATCGACTTCAGTCAGAAATATGGTCATTGAGAGTGGAAGTGGCTCCAACATAGAAGTTGTATCGAATTCACCTATTTTTTTTGCCGATACAACATTCACATTGATTTCTTCCAGTAGCTCACGTTTGAGTGTTTCGATGTCAGTTTCACCTGGTTCGGGTTTACCCCCCGGGAGCATAAACTTTGCCGGGGAGGTTTTTTTACTAACAACCATCAATTTACCGTCGGATATGATGGCGGCACCAATTTTGCGGATCACTGTGATACCACCACTTCACCGCTTTGTGGGACTTTGCGAGCATATGTACTAACGACCTTGGAGGTCTTCGTCATAAACTCTACGTAATTTTTACAAATTCCAAGTTTATCTTCCATATACGTTTTCACAGCCTCATCCGATGGTTCGCTGAATGAATCACCGAAAATGGATACTCCCTCTAATGACTTAGAAGAGATTCCGAGTGACAACAAAGCATATTTCACACTGTCTTGGCTTCCAAAATGATAAATCGGACAGTCATAATTGATCCCGTATTGCTGTTCAAACTCCTTGAACAAATCAATGGCGACATGTTTTTGTTCCGCCAAATCTTGTTGATATTCAACACATCCATCAACCAATCGGGTGATACCATGCTCCAAACAGTAGACCGTTGCGGCTGCATGGATAGCTAGCTTGTCACCCAAGAGGATTAGGTTAACTCCCCATCGTTTGAAGTCTGATTCAATGTTTTCGATAGCGATGCTACGCAACAAGCCGTATGTTGGTAAAATTGTTCGCCCAACAATGCGTTCCGGGAAACGGTTTCGAAGTTCTTCTACACGAAACTCCGAAATTTCCCGTTTAATTCCAATGCCACTGTCACATGTCAAAAGATAAACTTCGTTTCCTTGGAGTGCTTCTAAGCACGCGACCAACGTAGAGTCTCTACCACCTGTAAACAATACAGCTACTTTTTCACTCATTCGATACACCATCCCATGTTAAGATTTGATGAAATCAATTTATTAAGCGTCACTAAAAAGTGATCGACTTCATCCGGCGTGTTGTAAAAACCAACTGAAATTCTAATTGCATTGGTAGGTTTGATTGCCTTAACAAAGATGTTCTCTTGTAGTAGCGATGTCGTTAAAGCCGATGCGCCAGTTATATTAGGGATGAGGATTCTGTGATACCTGGTGTAGAGAACCTACTGCATCTGAAATTATAATATTTTGGTATTTGAAAAATCACATCCTTCCGACTAGATTGAACTGAACTGTGTACCGTGTCCCACCTCAACCTCGGGACATAACCACTTCACCCTCGATATAAAACCGTCAATTAAGGATTGGAGATTGGCGAGTTACGAAATTTTATATTACAAATTTACCCTGAAAAAATACCACTAATCTGCATATGTGTCAAACTCTAGATTAAATACATGTATACCACAGAATGAAGTACGGAGAGACGCAGCGTAAATATGCAGAGTTAGCCTGCGGTTACGGTGCGGATATAAATAGGCACTAGCCAGTATCACCCTGCTAACTTTTCCCCTGCATGAGTTTTGCAGTTGATATATGAATTGGTTTTTGAACGTAACTCAGAACGCTTTCATCACAAAAACCTCCTCTTTTCATGGCACGCTATGTATAAGGGGGGATTTTTTTGCCCAAATTAGAGGACTTGAATGATGCCCAGCGTGAAGCTGCCACACAAATTGACGGTCCCGTTGTAGTTGTTGCGGGAGCTGGATCAGGAAAAACGTCGATGCTCGTCACCCGCGTATCGGAACTCATGAAGGCGCGGATTCCAGCTAACCGTATTTTGTGCTGTACGTTTACGAAAAAGGCGACGCAGGAGATGCGTGAACGTATTGAACGAGACATTGGTGAACAAGCAAAACCCGTTGTTGTCTCAACCATTCACGGACTTGCCAATAAAATGGTTATGCCAAGACTTAAGGACTGGAAACTCGTTACGAGAACTGAATGGATATTTGAGATCATTCTAGGCAACAAAACCGCAGTGAATCGCTTTGGGACAGGGCTCTCCAAGGAGATAGAGTTAGAGACAGCTCAACTTGAGGTAGCTAAAGCGAAGAACTCAAAACTAAGGCCATCGGATTGCCGGGACCCAATGATCGGTATGATTTACGCTTCATATGAGAAGTTCAAACAGCTTCGTAAGATGCTGGATTTTGATGACTTACTGATCAAAGCGAATGAATTCATGGTAAAAGACGAGCAATTTGCTCGTAGGTTTCAATCTCGCTTCACACACATCATGGTTGATGAGTTTCAAGATGTTAATTTGCTCCAGTGGGACTTAATACAGAAACTATCTTTACCTGAACGAAATTTATTCGTAGTTGGAGATGATTTTCAGTCAATTTATGGGTTTAGAGGAGCTAGACCTGAACTCATACTGGAATTTGTTAGGTATTATCCTGATGCCAAAACGATTATTCTTGAACGCAATTATCGGTCCAAAGAGCCTGTAATTCACGCGTCCAACAAAGTCATCGCCCTAAACTCACGACAGGTCAAGAAGCGTATCATCGCAACTCGCCGCGGCGGTGATCCGGTACGTACGCTGAACGCGTATGACGAGTTTGAACAAGCCAGTCGTGTCGTAGAAACCATAGCTTCTCTACGTGTAGCCTTTCCGGAATTGAAATGGTCAGATTTTGCCGTGTTGTTTCGTACGAATCAAGAAGCCATGTCGTTTGAAGAAATCATGGTCGAAAGAGACGTACCTTATAACATCAGTGACAGTACGCACTTTTATGAGAACTCACGTATAAAGCCAATTATCTCTTACATGAAAGTGGTAGATGCGCTTATCAGAGATGAATTACCCGAAATGGACGACCTTATTCTAACCATGAAATATCCCAAAGGGTACATAAGAAAGTCATCTGTCGAACGTGTACAAATTGAAGGCATGGCCGTGTTGGAGGACACCACGAACCAGGATTTCGACCAATACATGACTAATCTCACGAAGTTGCTTGGCGCCACAGATCCAACATCGTTCATTCAGATCCTTGGCGATATACATTCTGATCTTTTACGTGTTAAAGAGGGCGAGACGTGGCTTAATGCACTTCGTCGTGTGCTCAGCAAACACCAAACCTTGTCATCGTTTCTGAAGCACGTCGATTATTCCATTGAGCAATCTAAAGAGCCAAAGGATGATGCAGTGCGTCTTATGTCCATCCATGGTTCGAAAGGGCTTGAGTTTCGCACGGTATTCATAGCAAACGTGGTAGAAGGACATATTCCTTACCAACGCTCAGTAGATGAGGGACACCTGGACGAAGAGACACGTCTTTTCTACGTCGCGATGACGCGCGCAATGGATCGCTTGTATCTCTGTGTTCCTAAGATTATCGGAGAACAACCAGTCGTACCATCGAGATATCTTGATGAACTAAGAGGAGGCAAAAAGAATGAGTAACCTAGAAACGCTTTTTAATCTCGTCACTGATGCGGTGGAGAAGCAACAGGAAAAAGACCGGTGGTTACAATACGCTTCGGCGCATTTTAGCCCTTGTGTCGATGAGATATTTAAGAATGTACGAAGTCTACTTTTACCTCTCGAAGAGAAATTGAAGGCCTATCAGATGGAATCTGTCAAACAAATCTGGGCAGTTGAAGAAGTGAATGGGGAACTTCAAATTCGATTTAAGGAAAAGACGCTGACGTTCAAACCGATTGATGCAGGGGCAAAGCAAGATAGTGATAAATACACGATTCAAGTCCTGCGAAACGGAAATAAGACAATTCGTTTTGAGCTGCCAATGCTTCTGTCTGCTAAACCAAGTTTTTATGTTGGGAACCAGAGGGGTATAGAGGAAGTGTCTCCGGAGTATTTATCCACGCTCATAGCCAATGCACTCTCATTCGAATAAGGGGGAGCTATTATAAATGGGACTACCGCTTCCACACTTCTCACTTTCGCTTGGGCCGTTGCTCCATCACCCGGTGTTTCTAGTGATTCCGGTGATAATTCTTCTCGTTATTCTATCAACTGTCATGCGTATGATGCGATGGATTACAGCCGGGTTAGTGCTAGGATTCGGTGGGTATTCATTATACAGGATCGCGAATGCCGTAAATCATGCTGTTGCCCGTAGCGCTAAGACAGGGAAAAAACCTGGCTGGATAACAATGCCGTACTTTCAGGGTCAAAAGGTCATTGGGGTGCCTGTACTACACGTGAATGGCTTTCATAATTTGGGCGTGATGGTAGATATCTTGATTATCGCAGCTATTTTCGCTCTGGTATTCGGCGCAGTAAAGTCAGCTGGTTATCCATTTTTGTACGCCTTGAATCGTTTTGTGAAGTTTTTCATTGATCCGGTCAATTTTGGAACTAAGGATGACACGTACAAGTTTCCGGACGTTACAATCGGAACGGGAATCGGTGAATCAGAGCCGGGGTTACCTGATGCAAGTAACAAGGCAGGGCAAAAGGTGGTTATTAAAGCAAAAGACCGATTCTTGAATATGGGCATTATCGGCCCCATTGGTTCAGGTAAAACCTTTATGACCATGAAGCCTATGATATTCGAAGACCTGGAGAACATCGCGCGAGGCATTATGGCGAACGTTATTTGGGTTTCGCCACAGCCAGAACCATCCGTCGAACGATACGCAGAATCGTTAGGGTTGACGGTACGCAGAATTCACATTATTGACGGGCAAGTCGATGGTAAAGGAACTAACATTCGTTTTAATCCCCTCGCAGGGAATGATATTGACGCGATTATCTCAAATGTCAACATCGTCCTAAACGAACAGACCGGGGATAAAGGTAAGGGTGACGCCTTCTTTGACACGATGGCCGCACAGGCCACCACAGATTCTCTACAGCTTTACAAGTACTTGTACGGTTTCGATGCTGAGGGTAACCCTGTAGAAATTGACATGATTGGTTGGTACGACAAATATCTTAATGACATGGACGAGCTCTTCTTAGAGGCACAGAGGGTACAGGGTGTAGCAGACGCAATGGAGAAGAACGGCGACTCTGATAGGCCGTTCATGGAGTCTCGTAGCGAATGGATACGTACAGTAGTTTGGCCAAAGCTTTCCAACAATGAGCGCGTCATGTTAAAACGTGCGGCCGCGAGTATTATCAACGAGTTTGGCGGAAGCAGTGAGGGGAAAAACGCTGATGCATACAAAAACATCATTCGTGGGCTTCGTGGTAAAGTACGTGTCCTTATCTCAAGTGGATATGTGCAGGAACTGCTCGGTTCGGGCATTGACCACGTAGCTGATCGACCAAATTTCTCGTTTGAATCATGGATTGACCCACAAGAATGGCAGCCTCCAAAGTTTGAAAATCCATTTCCGTCCACTGGTGGATGGTTTAGTCGGTGGATCTCAAATCACCGGTATAAAAAGTATGTCCGTGAATCTTTAGATACGTGGAAAGCAGAAGCACCACATGGACGAAAAGGCGAGCTGTTGTCTGTGATCACCGGTCAAACCGACACAGGTAAGCTTGTGGGTCGAATGATTCTCGTGTTTGAACAACAAGCAGTTCTTAATCGTCCAGGTAGAGACAATGATAAACCGCCAGTGTATGCCTATGTGGATGAATATCCATCATACGCTACGCGTTCCATAAACGAAATTCGCACTCAGGGCCGTAAACACTGCCACAGTATGGTGACTGCGATGCAATCTCGTGCGCAAATGGAGGAAGTAGGACGAGGCTACTTGCGAACGATGGAAGGGTCAACACGTCACTGGGTATACCTATCAAACCTGGGTGCAGAAGATGCGATGGACGTATCCAAACTCTGCGGCAAAGTTAAACGTATCCGAAAGAGTAAATCAACGCGTCAGATTCGTATGGGTGGGCTAGGTAGGGACGACGGCGGACCACTGGTGACAACGAGTGAGAGCGAAGAGTTAGTGGATCGCTTTAGCCCACAGTATATCCGATACGAATTAGGCGAAAATGAAGTCATTTACGTCGGCGTGAGGAATCGGAAGGGTCAACGACCGCTCCGTATGCGGATCAATGAACCGAGTGAAGACAAGGCGCTTATCCGCAAACTTGCTAAATCTGATATGACGAGAATGAAGAATCCTCGTGTGAAGCGCCCCGAGCGAATTTCGGTATATCCTAAAACCGAACTCATTGCAAAAGTTAAATGGCCGCTCGTGACGTTTGGAGGTAAGACCTTATTTGTTTATCGATGGGGGATGAAAGTAGAACCAGATATGTACGGTCCAACCAGTCGACCTGATGACATGAGTGAAGTCTATGAACCGCAGCCATTGTTGCTAAAAGACTTGTTTGAGGACTCGTTCTTCGATGAAAACCCTAAAAGCGAAGAACCTAAAAACGAACGTTCATATGACACACCTCCTTCGAAAAACGAAAGAGACGCGCATCTAAAGGAGCGGTTACGAAACACGTTCGGTCGGGCAAAACAGCCCAATTCTCAATCGCAGCCGGAGGGGGTCAAAGAAGAAGCACATGCCCCTAAGCCAGAAGGTCGA
Protein-coding sequences here:
- a CDS encoding NUDIX hydrolase; amino-acid sequence: MIRKIGAAIISDGKLMVVSKKTSPAKFMLPGGKPEPGETDIETLKRELLEEINVNVVSAKKIGEFDTTSMLEPLPLSMTIFLTEVDKVPHPGSEIEHVKWVDYSDINDLSLGTGVTKFALPKLREMGLL
- a CDS encoding TraM recognition domain-containing protein; its protein translation is MIPVIILLVILSTVMRMMRWITAGLVLGFGGYSLYRIANAVNHAVARSAKTGKKPGWITMPYFQGQKVIGVPVLHVNGFHNLGVMVDILIIAAIFALVFGAVKSAGYPFLYALNRFVKFFIDPVNFGTKDDTYKFPDVTIGTGIGESEPGLPDASNKAGQKVVIKAKDRFLNMGIIGPIGSGKTFMTMKPMIFEDLENIARGIMANVIWVSPQPEPSVERYAESLGLTVRRIHIIDGQVDGKGTNIRFNPLAGNDIDAIISNVNIVLNEQTGDKGKGDAFFDTMAAQATTDSLQLYKYLYGFDAEGNPVEIDMIGWYDKYLNDMDELFLEAQRVQGVADAMEKNGDSDRPFMESRSEWIRTVVWPKLSNNERVMLKRAAASIINEFGGSSEGKNADAYKNIIRGLRGKVRVLISSGYVQELLGSGIDHVADRPNFSFESWIDPQEWQPPKFENPFPSTGGWFSRWISNHRYKKYVRESLDTWKAEAPHGRKGELLSVITGQTDTGKLVGRMILVFEQQAVLNRPGRDNDKPPVYAYVDEYPSYATRSINEIRTQGRKHCHSMVTAMQSRAQMEEVGRGYLRTMEGSTRHWVYLSNLGAEDAMDVSKLCGKVKRIRKSKSTRQIRMGGLGRDDGGPLVTTSESEELVDRFSPQYIRYELGENEVIYVGVRNRKGQRPLRMRINEPSEDKALIRKLAKSDMTRMKNPRVKRPERISVYPKTELIAKVKWPLVTFGGKTLFVYRWGMKVEPDMYGPTSRPDDMSEVYEPQPLLLKDLFEDSFFDENPKSEEPKNERSYDTPPSKNERDAHLKERLRNTFGRAKQPNSQSQPEGVKEEAHAPKPEGRLCPKCGTEMKEHIRGESVLFKCRECDHILKENIAK
- a CDS encoding ATP-dependent helicase, whose amino-acid sequence is MPKLEDLNDAQREAATQIDGPVVVVAGAGSGKTSMLVTRVSELMKARIPANRILCCTFTKKATQEMRERIERDIGEQAKPVVVSTIHGLANKMVMPRLKDWKLVTRTEWIFEIILGNKTAVNRFGTGLSKEIELETAQLEVAKAKNSKLRPSDCRDPMIGMIYASYEKFKQLRKMLDFDDLLIKANEFMVKDEQFARRFQSRFTHIMVDEFQDVNLLQWDLIQKLSLPERNLFVVGDDFQSIYGFRGARPELILEFVRYYPDAKTIILERNYRSKEPVIHASNKVIALNSRQVKKRIIATRRGGDPVRTLNAYDEFEQASRVVETIASLRVAFPELKWSDFAVLFRTNQEAMSFEEIMVERDVPYNISDSTHFYENSRIKPIISYMKVVDALIRDELPEMDDLILTMKYPKGYIRKSSVERVQIEGMAVLEDTTNQDFDQYMTNLTKLLGATDPTSFIQILGDIHSDLLRVKEGETWLNALRRVLSKHQTLSSFLKHVDYSIEQSKEPKDDAVRLMSIHGSKGLEFRTVFIANVVEGHIPYQRSVDEGHLDEETRLFYVAMTRAMDRLYLCVPKIIGEQPVVPSRYLDELRGGKKNE